A portion of the Ricinus communis isolate WT05 ecotype wild-type chromosome 10, ASM1957865v1, whole genome shotgun sequence genome contains these proteins:
- the LOC8282025 gene encoding chromo domain-containing protein LHP1 isoform X2, with product MKGKRKAAAAAAPTRRSPTNTAALSSDSSMEMDDSNNNKNNMMVEVVVVQGGNVGDEQLKKDCVLDTTTSTVNNNNVEEDEDDDDNDNEEEEDDDDEEEEKKGEGGVEEERPKLDEGFFEIEAIRRKRGQLQYLIKWRGWPEAANTWEPLENLQSCSDVIDAFEESLRSGKSSRKRKRKHGVTNTQPKKKQSRSSAGYNVTGLDINVVDKLLPSASLNNKTSADSLTGSGHQGENNGDVSIVKIIKKADENGYINGSKQTLDKNEDNEYDPKLSELRGIVSTNDVSADNKLLINFQEDNTPGSDGPRNGLPKVDYADAVQNSRRTGAKRRKSGSVKRFKKESVMCEPVCLQSSPFFLQPSPLNVSVGLGGTTALGIENGNLAGSNSSYKPVGENSITITKIIKPIGFSASVMDDIQDVLVTFVAMRSDGKEVIVDNSFLKANNPLLLIDFYEQHLKYST from the exons atGAAAGGGAAGAGAAAAGCAGCCGCAGCAGCAGCACCAACAAGAAGAAGCCCCACAAACACGGCTGCGTTGAGCAGCGATTCATCAATGGAGATGGAtgattctaataataataaaaacaacatgatgGTAGAAGTTGTTGTTGTTCAAGGAGGGAATGTTGGTGATGagcaattaaaaaaagattgtGTTCTTGATACTACTACTTCTactgttaataataataatgtagaagaggatgaagatgacgatgataatgataatgaagaagaagaagatgatgacgatgaagaagaggaaaagaaaggagaaggAGGAGTAGAAGAAGAGAGGCCAAAACTCGATGAGGGTTTTTTCGAGATCGAGGCTATTCGTCGAAAAAGG GGTCAGCTCCAGTATCTTATCAAATG GAGAGGCTGGCCGGAAGCCGCCAACACCTGGGAGCCTTTAGAAAATCTGCAGTCGTGCTCTGATGTTATCGATGCATTTGAGGAGAG CTTGCGATCTGGTAAATCTTCACGAAAGAGGAAACGCAAACATGGGGTTACTAATACTCAGCCCAAGAAGAAACAGTCGCGTTCCTCTGCTGGCTATAATGTGACAGGTCTAGACATTAATGTTGTTGATAAACTTTTGCCCTCTGCTTCTTTGAATAACAAAACCTCTGCCGATTCCCTCACGGGTTCAGGTCATCAAGGAGAGAATAATGGAGATGTTAGCATTGTCAAAATAATCAAGAAAGCTGATGAGAATGGGTACATAAATGGATCAAAGCAGACCTTAGACAAGAATGAGGATAATGAATATGATCCGAAGCTTAGTGAGCTGAGAGGGATAGTATCTACCAATGATGTTAGTGCGGATAATAAGCTACTCATAAACTTCCAAGAAGATAATACTCCAGGAAGTGATGGTCCTAGAAATGGGCTTCCAAAGGTCGACTATGCAGATGCTGTTCAGAACAGTCGCCGCACAGGTGCTAAGAGAAGAAAATCTGGTTCAGTAAAGAGGTTTAAAAAAGAATCCGTCATGTGTGAACCAGTTTGCTTACAAAGTTCACCATTTTTCTTACAACCTTCACCATTAAATGTCTCAGTTGGCCTTGGTGGGACAACTGCACTAGGGATTGAAAATGGGAATCTAGCAGGGAGTAATTCCAGTTACAAGCCAGTGGGTGAAAATTCTATAACCATCACCAAGATCATCAAGCCAATAGGGTTTTCAGCATCTGTGATGGACGATATTCAAGATGTGCTGGTAACCTTTGTGGCAATGAG GTCTGATGGGAAAGAAGTCATTGTAGACAACAGTTTTCTCAAGGCTAATAACCCACTTCTG TTGATCGACTTTTACGAGCAACATCTCAAGTACAGTACGTGA
- the LOC8282025 gene encoding chromo domain-containing protein LHP1 isoform X1, translated as MKGKRKAAAAAAPTRRSPTNTAALSSDSSMEMDDSNNNKNNMMVEVVVVQGGNVGDEQLKKDCVLDTTTSTVNNNNVEEDEDDDDNDNEEEEDDDDEEEEKKGEGGVEEERPKLDEGFFEIEAIRRKRVRKGQLQYLIKWRGWPEAANTWEPLENLQSCSDVIDAFEESLRSGKSSRKRKRKHGVTNTQPKKKQSRSSAGYNVTGLDINVVDKLLPSASLNNKTSADSLTGSGHQGENNGDVSIVKIIKKADENGYINGSKQTLDKNEDNEYDPKLSELRGIVSTNDVSADNKLLINFQEDNTPGSDGPRNGLPKVDYADAVQNSRRTGAKRRKSGSVKRFKKESVMCEPVCLQSSPFFLQPSPLNVSVGLGGTTALGIENGNLAGSNSSYKPVGENSITITKIIKPIGFSASVMDDIQDVLVTFVAMRSDGKEVIVDNSFLKANNPLLLIDFYEQHLKYST; from the exons atGAAAGGGAAGAGAAAAGCAGCCGCAGCAGCAGCACCAACAAGAAGAAGCCCCACAAACACGGCTGCGTTGAGCAGCGATTCATCAATGGAGATGGAtgattctaataataataaaaacaacatgatgGTAGAAGTTGTTGTTGTTCAAGGAGGGAATGTTGGTGATGagcaattaaaaaaagattgtGTTCTTGATACTACTACTTCTactgttaataataataatgtagaagaggatgaagatgacgatgataatgataatgaagaagaagaagatgatgacgatgaagaagaggaaaagaaaggagaaggAGGAGTAGAAGAAGAGAGGCCAAAACTCGATGAGGGTTTTTTCGAGATCGAGGCTATTCGTCGAAAAAGGGTTCGAAAG GGTCAGCTCCAGTATCTTATCAAATG GAGAGGCTGGCCGGAAGCCGCCAACACCTGGGAGCCTTTAGAAAATCTGCAGTCGTGCTCTGATGTTATCGATGCATTTGAGGAGAG CTTGCGATCTGGTAAATCTTCACGAAAGAGGAAACGCAAACATGGGGTTACTAATACTCAGCCCAAGAAGAAACAGTCGCGTTCCTCTGCTGGCTATAATGTGACAGGTCTAGACATTAATGTTGTTGATAAACTTTTGCCCTCTGCTTCTTTGAATAACAAAACCTCTGCCGATTCCCTCACGGGTTCAGGTCATCAAGGAGAGAATAATGGAGATGTTAGCATTGTCAAAATAATCAAGAAAGCTGATGAGAATGGGTACATAAATGGATCAAAGCAGACCTTAGACAAGAATGAGGATAATGAATATGATCCGAAGCTTAGTGAGCTGAGAGGGATAGTATCTACCAATGATGTTAGTGCGGATAATAAGCTACTCATAAACTTCCAAGAAGATAATACTCCAGGAAGTGATGGTCCTAGAAATGGGCTTCCAAAGGTCGACTATGCAGATGCTGTTCAGAACAGTCGCCGCACAGGTGCTAAGAGAAGAAAATCTGGTTCAGTAAAGAGGTTTAAAAAAGAATCCGTCATGTGTGAACCAGTTTGCTTACAAAGTTCACCATTTTTCTTACAACCTTCACCATTAAATGTCTCAGTTGGCCTTGGTGGGACAACTGCACTAGGGATTGAAAATGGGAATCTAGCAGGGAGTAATTCCAGTTACAAGCCAGTGGGTGAAAATTCTATAACCATCACCAAGATCATCAAGCCAATAGGGTTTTCAGCATCTGTGATGGACGATATTCAAGATGTGCTGGTAACCTTTGTGGCAATGAG GTCTGATGGGAAAGAAGTCATTGTAGACAACAGTTTTCTCAAGGCTAATAACCCACTTCTG TTGATCGACTTTTACGAGCAACATCTCAAGTACAGTACGTGA
- the LOC8282025 gene encoding chromo domain-containing protein LHP1 isoform X3, producing the protein MKGKRKAAAAAAPTRRSPTNTAALSSDSSMEMDDSNNNKNNMMVEVVVVQGGNVGDEQLKKDCVLDTTTSTVNNNNVEEDEDDDDNDNEEEEDDDDEEEEKKGEGGVEEERPKLDEGFFEIEAIRRKRVRKGQLQYLIKWRGWPEAANTWEPLENLQSCSDVIDAFEESLRSGKSSRKRKRKHGVTNTQPKKKQSRSSAGYNVTGHQGENNGDVSIVKIIKKADENGYINGSKQTLDKNEDNEYDPKLSELRGIVSTNDVSADNKLLINFQEDNTPGSDGPRNGLPKVDYADAVQNSRRTGAKRRKSGSVKRFKKESVMCEPVCLQSSPFFLQPSPLNVSVGLGGTTALGIENGNLAGSNSSYKPVGENSITITKIIKPIGFSASVMDDIQDVLVTFVAMRSDGKEVIVDNSFLKANNPLLLIDFYEQHLKYST; encoded by the exons atGAAAGGGAAGAGAAAAGCAGCCGCAGCAGCAGCACCAACAAGAAGAAGCCCCACAAACACGGCTGCGTTGAGCAGCGATTCATCAATGGAGATGGAtgattctaataataataaaaacaacatgatgGTAGAAGTTGTTGTTGTTCAAGGAGGGAATGTTGGTGATGagcaattaaaaaaagattgtGTTCTTGATACTACTACTTCTactgttaataataataatgtagaagaggatgaagatgacgatgataatgataatgaagaagaagaagatgatgacgatgaagaagaggaaaagaaaggagaaggAGGAGTAGAAGAAGAGAGGCCAAAACTCGATGAGGGTTTTTTCGAGATCGAGGCTATTCGTCGAAAAAGGGTTCGAAAG GGTCAGCTCCAGTATCTTATCAAATG GAGAGGCTGGCCGGAAGCCGCCAACACCTGGGAGCCTTTAGAAAATCTGCAGTCGTGCTCTGATGTTATCGATGCATTTGAGGAGAG CTTGCGATCTGGTAAATCTTCACGAAAGAGGAAACGCAAACATGGGGTTACTAATACTCAGCCCAAGAAGAAACAGTCGCGTTCCTCTGCTGGCTATAATGTGACAG GTCATCAAGGAGAGAATAATGGAGATGTTAGCATTGTCAAAATAATCAAGAAAGCTGATGAGAATGGGTACATAAATGGATCAAAGCAGACCTTAGACAAGAATGAGGATAATGAATATGATCCGAAGCTTAGTGAGCTGAGAGGGATAGTATCTACCAATGATGTTAGTGCGGATAATAAGCTACTCATAAACTTCCAAGAAGATAATACTCCAGGAAGTGATGGTCCTAGAAATGGGCTTCCAAAGGTCGACTATGCAGATGCTGTTCAGAACAGTCGCCGCACAGGTGCTAAGAGAAGAAAATCTGGTTCAGTAAAGAGGTTTAAAAAAGAATCCGTCATGTGTGAACCAGTTTGCTTACAAAGTTCACCATTTTTCTTACAACCTTCACCATTAAATGTCTCAGTTGGCCTTGGTGGGACAACTGCACTAGGGATTGAAAATGGGAATCTAGCAGGGAGTAATTCCAGTTACAAGCCAGTGGGTGAAAATTCTATAACCATCACCAAGATCATCAAGCCAATAGGGTTTTCAGCATCTGTGATGGACGATATTCAAGATGTGCTGGTAACCTTTGTGGCAATGAG GTCTGATGGGAAAGAAGTCATTGTAGACAACAGTTTTCTCAAGGCTAATAACCCACTTCTG TTGATCGACTTTTACGAGCAACATCTCAAGTACAGTACGTGA
- the LOC8282022 gene encoding LOW QUALITY PROTEIN: dynamin-related protein 4C (The sequence of the model RefSeq protein was modified relative to this genomic sequence to represent the inferred CDS: inserted 1 base in 1 codon), whose product MDNAEGLNMVTTKELNSDNAECLDMVIHVPIVSSYNDRIRPLLDAVDKLRHLMVMKEGIQLPTIVVGGDQSSGKSSVLESLAGINLPRGQGICTRVPLVMRLQHHSAPKPKLFLEFNGKTVSTDESHVADAINLATDEVSGNGKGISNSPLTLVVKNXGVPDLTMVDLPGITRVPVHGQPENIYEQIAEIIMEYIKPEESIILNVLSATVDFTTCESIRMSQKVDKSGSRTLAVVTKADKAPEGLLEKVTADDVNIGLGYVCVRNRIGDESYAEARKEEAALFGSHHLLSKIDKSMVGIPVLAQKLTLIQATIISRCLPDIVRKIEEKLNANFSELDNMPKKMSSFSEAMTALMGIIGAAKESLRKILIRGEFDEYEDDHNMHCTVRMVEMLDQYSNELHSSSESDPVKNFLVDEIKVLNEAKRIELPNFLHHSAFQAILLRKVNRISNMPVRFVEKVWQYIEDVIVSVLKRRSDYYHQLKSLMRRAIQSIIAKMKEQSSSWVKEMVQMEKLTDYTCNTEYLKEWNILMAQQQKFMNEMQIYGSCKINIPDHGEVTVGDLRKHQQILSQAFDLRMRMVAYWKIVLWRLVDGMALHLKHSVQNLVNTEMEKEIVNEVMGAEAGAIERLLEESPSVAGKREKLKASIKVLKESKEVLSEIMDKITFYYD is encoded by the exons CAATGCAGAATGTCTGGATATGGTAATCCATGTGCCTATTGTCTCATCGTATAATGATCGAATTCGACCTCTCCTTGACGCCGTTGATAAGCTTAGGCACCTCATGGTCATGAAAGAAGGCATACAACTTCCCACCATTGTTGTTGGTGGTGATCAATCCTCGGGCAAGTCGAGTGTCCTTGAATCATTGGCGGGTATCAACCTTCCCCGTGGTCAGGGCATATGCACAAGAGTACCTCTTGTAATGAGGCTGCAACATCATTCAGCTCCTAAGCCAAAGCTTTTCTTGGAGTTCAATGGCAAAACAGTATCCACAGATGAATCTCATGTAGCAGATGCCATAAATCTTGCTACTGATGAGGTTTCTGGCAATGGTAAGGGCATATCAAATTCTCCCTTGACTTTGGTGGTAAAAA TTGGCGTCCCTGATCTTACAATGGTTGATCTTCCTGGAATTACTAGAGTCCCTGTTCATGGTCAACctgaaaatatatatgagcAAATTGCAGAGATCATCATGGAGTATATAAAGCCTGAAGAGAGTATTATTCTTAATGTTTTATCTGCTACTGTTGATTTTACAACTTGCGAGTCCATCAGAATGTCACAGAAAGTGGATAAGAGTGGTTCCAGGACTCTTGCAGTGGTAACAAAAGCTGACAAGGCACCAGAAGGGCTGCTGGAGAAGGTCACTGCAGATGATGTGAACATAGGCCTTGGTTATGTCTGTGTGAGGAACCGCATTGGTGATGAATCTTATGCTGAAGCACGGAAGGAAGAAGCTGCATTATTTGGAAGTCATCATCTTCTATCCAAGATAGATAAATCTATGGTGGGTATTCCCGTTTTGGCTCAAAAACTGACTCTAATCCAAGCAACTATTATATCCAGATGCTTGCCAGATATTGTAAGAAAGATTGAGGAGAAGCTGAATGCAAATTTCTCAGAGCTCGACAATATGCCGAAGAAAATGTCTTCATTTTCTGAGGCTATGACAGCATTAATGGGCATAATAGGGGCTGCAAAAGAGTCTCTAAGGAAAATCCTTATAAGGGGAGAATTCGATGAGTACGAAGATGATCATAACATGCATTGCACTGTTAGAATGGTTGAAATGCTAGATCAATACTCAAATGAACTTCATAGTAGTTCTGAAAGTGATCCTGTAAAAAACTTTCTAGTTGATGAGATTAAGGTTTTGAACGAGGCCAAAAGGATTGAACTGCCGAATTTCCTTCATCACTCTGCCTTTCAAGCAATCCTGTTGAGAAAGGTTAATAGGATATCGAATATGCCGGTTAGGTTTGTGGAGAAAGTATGGCAGTACATCGAAGATGTCATTGTCTCTGTTCTGAAGCGTCGGTCGGACTATTATCATCAACTTAAGTCCTTAATGAGACGAGCTATCCAAAGCATAATAGCAAAGATGAAAGAGCAGTCCAGCAGTTGGGTTAAGGAGATGGTTCAAATGGAGAAGCTGACGGACTATACTTGTAATACGGAATACCTAAAGGAGTGGAACATACTTATGGCCCAGCAACAGAAATTCATGAATGAAATGCAGATATATGGATCCTGCAAGATAAACATTCCTGATCATGGTGAGGTTACAGTTGGAGATCTTCGAAAGCACCAGCAAATTCTCAGTCAAGCTTTTGATTTGAGAATGAGAATGGTTGCTTACTGGAAGATTGTTTTGTGGAGGTTGGTTGATGGAATGGCCTTGCATTTGAAACATAGTGTTCAAAACCTTGTGAACACGGAAATGGAGAAGGAAATTGTTAATGAAGTGATGGGTGCTGAAGCTGGTGCAATTGAAAGATTGCTAGAGGAATCACCTTCTGTTGCAGGAAAGCGAGAGAAGCTGAAAGCGAGCATCAAGGTGCTGAAGGAGTCCAAGGAGGTTCTGTCCGAAATCATGGACAAGATAACTTTCTATTATGATTAG